From one Azospirillum sp. TSH100 genomic stretch:
- a CDS encoding quinoprotein dehydrogenase-associated putative ABC transporter substrate-binding protein translates to MIRRPRFSRRALLLAVALCAAASFGQSAGAAEGIPTDVLRVCADANLLPFSNDRGEGFENRIAQLIADDLKVPLTFTWWPQTIGFVRNTLRTRQCDLVMGTAVGEELMQNTNPYYRSTYALIYRKDSGITAKSLADPSLQGARIGVVARTPPSAVMLHHGLTNLEPYQLDTDTRAHHPAQQAVEDVAAARTDAAIVWGPIAGYFALRQQVPLVVVPLMDEPGASHFQYMISMGIRPDEPDWRHWLNDFIVRRQGDIDRILAEYHVPLVKDDGSIRAEVTEPDGFRMADYRSPTPTGLRGAETVGPAEVERLTKAGALLIDVLPTPPKPEGLTAESRWVPPRHRSLPGAHWLPNVGYGAPSAEQEAYFRTSLEALTGGDRKHPLVVFCQPDCWMSWNAAKRALSLGYQTVKWFPAGTEGWTAAGHELVTVEPEPSLPSKVAN, encoded by the coding sequence ATGATCCGCCGGCCCCGCTTTTCCAGACGTGCCCTGCTGCTGGCCGTCGCGCTCTGCGCGGCGGCATCCTTCGGCCAGTCTGCCGGCGCGGCAGAGGGCATCCCGACCGACGTGCTGCGCGTCTGCGCCGATGCCAACCTGCTTCCCTTTTCCAACGACCGCGGCGAAGGGTTCGAGAACAGGATCGCCCAGCTGATCGCCGACGATCTGAAGGTGCCACTGACCTTCACATGGTGGCCACAGACCATCGGCTTCGTCCGCAATACGTTGCGCACCCGGCAATGCGATCTGGTGATGGGGACGGCGGTCGGCGAAGAGCTGATGCAGAACACCAACCCCTATTACCGCTCGACCTATGCGTTGATCTACCGGAAGGATTCCGGGATCACCGCGAAGAGTCTGGCCGATCCGTCGCTGCAAGGCGCCCGCATCGGCGTCGTCGCCCGCACCCCGCCATCCGCGGTGATGCTGCACCACGGGCTGACCAACCTCGAACCCTACCAGCTCGACACCGACACCCGTGCCCACCATCCAGCTCAGCAGGCGGTGGAGGACGTTGCCGCGGCGCGCACCGATGCGGCCATCGTCTGGGGGCCGATTGCCGGCTACTTCGCCCTTCGGCAGCAGGTGCCGCTGGTGGTCGTGCCGCTGATGGACGAGCCGGGAGCTTCGCACTTCCAATATATGATCTCCATGGGGATCCGCCCGGACGAGCCCGACTGGCGGCATTGGCTGAACGACTTCATCGTCCGCCGTCAGGGCGACATCGACCGCATCCTCGCCGAATACCACGTCCCACTCGTCAAAGACGACGGGAGCATCCGGGCAGAGGTGACGGAGCCGGACGGCTTTCGCATGGCCGATTACCGGTCTCCCACGCCGACCGGCCTGCGCGGGGCCGAAACGGTGGGACCGGCGGAGGTGGAGCGGCTGACGAAAGCCGGCGCCCTACTGATCGACGTGCTGCCGACACCACCTAAACCGGAGGGGCTGACGGCGGAGAGCCGGTGGGTGCCGCCGCGGCATCGCAGCCTTCCCGGTGCGCATTGGCTGCCGAATGTCGGCTATGGCGCCCCATCGGCCGAACAGGAAGCCTATTTCCGCACCAGCCTGGAGGCGTTGACCGGTGGCGACCGCAAGCACCCGCTGGTGGTGTTCTGCCAGCCCGATTGCTGGATGAGCTGGAACGCCGCCAAGCGCGCGCTCTCGCTCGGCTATCAGACCGTCAAATGGTTCCCGGCCGGCACCGAAGGCTGGACGGCCGCTGGGCACGAGCTGGTCACGGTGGAACCGGAACCCAGTCTTCCATCGAAGGTGGCGAACTGA
- the deoC gene encoding deoxyribose-phosphate aldolase — MPISSVPADAAGLAPFIDHTLLRPDAQPAEVERLCDEARAHAFKAVCVNPVFIPLVTERLAGSPVAPCAVICFPFGADPTTIKADEAEWVVRHGAREVDMVIPIGLLKAGRTAEVRDDIAAVKRACGDALLKVIIETSLLTDDEKVLACRLSQEAGADFVKTSTGFAGGGATVEDVALMRRTVGDSMGVKASGGVRTTEDARSMIAAGASRIGASASVAIVGG; from the coding sequence ATGCCGATTTCCAGCGTCCCGGCCGATGCCGCCGGTCTGGCTCCGTTCATCGATCACACCCTGTTGCGTCCCGACGCGCAGCCCGCCGAAGTCGAGCGGCTGTGCGACGAGGCGCGTGCACACGCCTTCAAGGCAGTGTGCGTCAACCCCGTCTTCATCCCGTTGGTGACCGAACGGCTGGCCGGATCGCCGGTGGCGCCCTGCGCGGTGATCTGCTTCCCCTTCGGCGCTGATCCGACGACGATCAAGGCCGACGAGGCCGAATGGGTCGTGCGCCACGGCGCCCGCGAGGTCGACATGGTGATTCCAATCGGCCTGCTGAAAGCCGGCCGGACCGCCGAGGTGCGCGACGACATCGCCGCGGTCAAGCGGGCCTGCGGCGATGCCCTGCTGAAGGTCATCATCGAGACCAGCCTGCTCACCGACGACGAGAAGGTGCTGGCCTGCCGGCTGTCGCAGGAGGCCGGGGCCGATTTCGTCAAGACATCCACCGGCTTCGCCGGGGGCGGTGCCACCGTCGAGGATGTGGCTCTGATGCGCCGGACCGTCGGCGACAGCATGGGCGTCAAGGCGTCGGGCGGGGTGCGTACCACCGAGGACGCCCGAAGCATGATCGCGGCCGGTGCCTCGCGCATCGGCGCCAGCGCAAGCGTGGCGATCGTCGGCGGCTGA
- a CDS encoding dihydroneopterin aldolase: MPDDSQSGYSSIMNVLRPPPPRTAALMRRYDLVLRDYVGDFRIGVWDHEKTRTQRVRVSLTVTVEVPNRPFLDDLDAVVSYEYLIQGVEAFTRSPHIQLLEVLAEKLLGLCLSPPQAVFARVQVEKLEIVAQAAGVGVVLTGAREPS; this comes from the coding sequence ATGCCGGACGACTCTCAAAGTGGCTACAGCAGCATCATGAATGTCCTGCGGCCACCGCCACCGCGCACGGCCGCTCTGATGCGCCGCTATGATCTGGTGCTGCGCGACTATGTCGGCGATTTCCGCATCGGCGTCTGGGACCACGAAAAGACCCGCACCCAGCGTGTGCGCGTCAGCCTGACCGTCACGGTGGAGGTGCCGAACCGCCCCTTCCTCGACGACCTCGACGCCGTGGTCTCTTATGAATACCTGATCCAGGGCGTGGAGGCCTTCACGCGCAGCCCTCACATCCAGCTGTTGGAGGTGCTGGCGGAGAAGCTGCTGGGTCTGTGCCTTTCGCCGCCGCAGGCGGTCTTCGCCCGGGTGCAGGTGGAAAAGCTGGAGATCGTTGCGCAGGCGGCCGGCGTCGGCGTGGTGCTGACCGGCGCACGGGAACCGTCATGA
- a CDS encoding DUF3280 domain-containing protein, with translation MAALPAVPASARTLVLDLELEDSSGEPPSAEHAERLKRISAELRRALDAKGYDVIGDAATAGLVRPGTVIRSCNGCERGIAQAAGADLVVFGIVRKISSLILWIGVVVEDVGTGQVVTTARGDIRGDTATAWSRGIGWLVEHRLAEHAPGKR, from the coding sequence ATGGCAGCCCTCCCAGCGGTGCCCGCGTCGGCCCGGACGCTGGTCCTGGATCTGGAACTGGAGGACAGCAGCGGCGAGCCTCCGTCGGCGGAGCATGCGGAGCGGCTGAAGCGGATCAGTGCGGAGTTGCGTCGCGCCCTGGATGCCAAGGGGTATGACGTGATCGGAGACGCGGCCACCGCAGGGCTGGTGAGGCCGGGGACGGTGATCCGGTCCTGCAATGGCTGCGAGCGCGGCATCGCCCAAGCTGCCGGGGCCGATCTGGTCGTCTTCGGCATCGTCCGCAAGATCAGCAGCCTGATCCTGTGGATCGGCGTGGTGGTCGAGGATGTCGGCACCGGCCAAGTGGTGACGACCGCCCGCGGCGACATCCGCGGCGACACCGCGACCGCCTGGTCGCGCGGCATCGGCTGGCTGGTCGAGCATCGGCTGGCGGAGCATGCGCCGGGAAAGCGGTAA
- a CDS encoding methanol/ethanol family PQQ-dependent dehydrogenase, producing MNPFVRCLLVTAAIQAATVTAGVTGAFANDDIMKNQKDPANWALQLGNYAGQRYSTLDQISRDNVKNLRPVWQFSTGVLRGHEGGPIVVGDTMYISTPFPNNVYALDLNDNGRIKWKYEPRQDSSVIPVMCCDTVTRGVAVAGNKLFLGQADNTLVALDTETGKVLWSAKNGDASKGETLTAAPLVVKDKVYVGISGGEFGVRGHLTAYDINSGKMVWRAFSTGPDKDVMIDPQKTMMLGKPIGEPDLGIKTWPADQWKIGGGTTWGWYTYDPELNLIYYGTGNPGTWNPAQRAVDKDRAKSDNKWSMTIFARDADTGQAKWVFQKTPFDEWDYDGVNENILADVTVGGTKRKALINFDRNGFAYTIDRTNGELLVAQKYDPSVNWASEIDMKTGRPKVNDKYSTFAQGEDHNTTGVCPAALGSKDQQPATYSPDSGLLYVPTNHICMDYEPFKVEYSAGQPYVGATLSMYPAPDSHGGMGNFIAWDPAAGKIVWSKPERFAVWSGALSTKGGVGFYGTLEGYLKAFDLKDGKDLYNFKTSSGIIGNVNTYMHKGKQYIAVLSGVGGWAGIGLAAGLTGEQEGLGAVGAHKALGEYTQLGGTLTVFALPDNQ from the coding sequence ATGAACCCCTTTGTGCGCTGTCTGCTCGTCACCGCCGCGATCCAGGCGGCCACCGTCACAGCTGGCGTCACTGGCGCATTCGCCAATGACGACATCATGAAGAACCAGAAGGACCCGGCAAACTGGGCACTGCAGCTCGGAAATTATGCCGGCCAGCGTTACAGCACACTCGACCAGATCTCCCGCGACAACGTGAAGAACCTGCGGCCGGTGTGGCAGTTCTCCACCGGCGTGCTGCGCGGCCACGAAGGCGGTCCGATCGTGGTCGGCGACACGATGTACATCTCGACACCCTTCCCCAACAACGTCTATGCGCTCGACCTCAACGACAACGGCCGCATCAAGTGGAAGTACGAACCGCGGCAGGATTCCTCCGTCATCCCCGTGATGTGCTGCGACACCGTCACCCGCGGCGTCGCGGTGGCCGGTAACAAGCTGTTCCTCGGGCAGGCTGACAACACGCTGGTGGCGCTGGACACCGAAACCGGCAAGGTTCTGTGGTCGGCCAAGAACGGCGACGCCAGCAAGGGCGAGACGTTGACCGCCGCCCCGCTTGTGGTGAAGGACAAGGTCTATGTCGGCATCAGCGGCGGCGAGTTCGGCGTGCGTGGCCATTTGACCGCCTATGACATCAACAGCGGCAAGATGGTGTGGCGGGCCTTTTCGACCGGTCCCGACAAGGACGTGATGATCGACCCGCAGAAGACGATGATGCTCGGCAAGCCGATCGGCGAACCCGACCTGGGAATCAAGACTTGGCCGGCGGACCAGTGGAAGATCGGCGGCGGCACCACCTGGGGCTGGTACACCTACGATCCCGAACTGAACCTGATCTATTACGGCACCGGCAATCCGGGCACCTGGAACCCGGCGCAGCGCGCGGTCGACAAGGACCGGGCCAAGAGCGACAACAAGTGGTCGATGACCATCTTCGCCCGCGATGCCGATACCGGACAAGCGAAATGGGTATTCCAGAAGACACCCTTCGATGAATGGGACTATGACGGCGTCAACGAGAACATCCTGGCCGACGTCACGGTCGGCGGCACCAAGCGCAAGGCGCTGATCAACTTCGACCGCAACGGCTTCGCCTACACCATCGACCGCACCAACGGCGAATTGCTGGTCGCGCAGAAATACGATCCGTCCGTCAACTGGGCGAGCGAGATCGACATGAAGACCGGCCGGCCGAAGGTGAACGACAAGTACAGCACCTTCGCCCAGGGCGAGGACCACAACACCACCGGCGTCTGCCCGGCGGCCCTGGGGTCGAAGGACCAGCAGCCCGCCACCTATTCGCCGGACAGCGGTCTGCTCTATGTGCCGACCAACCACATCTGCATGGATTACGAGCCGTTCAAGGTGGAGTATTCAGCCGGTCAGCCCTATGTCGGCGCGACGCTCAGCATGTATCCGGCACCGGATTCGCATGGCGGCATGGGCAACTTCATCGCCTGGGATCCGGCCGCCGGCAAGATCGTCTGGTCGAAGCCGGAGCGCTTCGCGGTGTGGAGCGGTGCCCTGTCCACCAAGGGCGGCGTCGGCTTCTACGGCACGCTGGAAGGCTATCTGAAGGCGTTCGACCTGAAGGACGGCAAGGATCTCTACAACTTCAAGACCTCGTCCGGGATCATCGGCAACGTCAACACCTACATGCACAAGGGCAAGCAGTACATCGCCGTGCTGTCGGGTGTCGGCGGCTGGGCCGGCATCGGGCTGGCCGCCGGGCTGACCGGCGAGCAGGAAGGTCTGGGTGCGGTCGGCGCGCACAAGGCGCTCGGCGAATACACCCAGCTGGGCGGGACGCTGACCGTCTTCGCGCTGCCGGACAACCAATAA
- a CDS encoding DeoR/GlpR family DNA-binding transcription regulator, translating into MSMRRADRLDRLQSALEAGGYLRLKDAARLLGVSEMTVRRDIASCGGRFAYLGGYIAGGLESVGGMGYMLDRERDTHIEMKRTACEAAASLLKPGETVFIDCGTTTTHLASRIPADSQITVVCYAMNIAEIVCKKPGVRVVMLGGLYHASSASFSSPESLEMLRGIGINTAFISAGGVHESLGISCSNFHEVEIKQTAIANAVTKALVIDSSKFDQVKPAFFAKLDSFDFLCGDGGIDAARAERLAAAGVRIVPA; encoded by the coding sequence ATGTCGATGAGAAGGGCCGATCGCCTGGACCGATTACAGAGCGCGCTGGAAGCCGGCGGCTATCTTCGGCTGAAGGATGCGGCCCGGCTGCTGGGCGTCTCGGAAATGACGGTGCGGCGCGACATCGCGTCCTGCGGCGGACGCTTCGCCTATCTCGGCGGCTACATCGCCGGCGGGCTGGAGAGTGTCGGCGGCATGGGCTACATGCTGGACCGCGAGCGGGATACCCACATCGAGATGAAGCGCACCGCCTGCGAGGCGGCGGCGAGCCTGTTGAAACCGGGCGAAACGGTGTTCATCGACTGCGGCACCACGACTACCCATCTGGCCAGCCGCATTCCGGCCGACAGCCAGATCACCGTGGTCTGCTATGCCATGAACATCGCCGAGATCGTCTGCAAGAAGCCGGGCGTACGGGTCGTCATGCTGGGCGGCCTCTATCACGCCTCCTCCGCCTCCTTCTCCAGCCCGGAATCACTGGAGATGCTGCGCGGCATCGGCATCAACACCGCCTTCATCTCGGCCGGCGGCGTTCATGAATCGCTGGGGATCAGCTGCTCCAACTTCCATGAGGTGGAGATCAAGCAGACCGCCATCGCCAATGCGGTGACCAAGGCGCTGGTGATCGACAGCAGCAAATTCGATCAGGTCAAGCCGGCCTTCTTCGCCAAGCTCGACAGCTTCGATTTCCTTTGCGGCGACGGCGGGATCGACGCCGCCCGGGCGGAGCGGCTCGCTGCCGCAGGCGTGCGCATCGTTCCGGCCTGA
- a CDS encoding NAD(P)H-dependent oxidoreductase subunit E — translation MTALPPIANAPIISAKPPGGVPARSIHPGSGRRKTRDQQKGRQVDPVSLDEVRALLGDRSRQSDLLIEHLHLLQDHYGCLHARHLAALAKEMRLALVEVFEVASFYAHFDIVMDGEPAPPKLTIRVCDSLSCALAGAEQLHDALKAGVDEREVRVVRAPCMGGCNNAPVVAIGHAPHENATVDSVLDAVAHGHVHPDIPDYMGFDDYIRGGGYKMLAECLNGARDVDAVLKGLEDSSIRGLGGAGFPTGLKWRYVRAEPGPRLMAINGDEGEPGTFKDRFHLERDPHRFLEGMLIGAWTVEATDVYIYLRDEYPQCREILLREIPKVEAAGFARHTRIHLRRGAGAYICGEESAMLESIEGKRGLPRHKPPFPSVVGLFGRPTLINNIETVFWVREILEKGGAWFASHGMNGRKGLRTFSVSGRVKEPGVKLAPAGITLQELIEQYCGGMADGHTLKGYLPGGPSGGILPASMANIPLDFGTLEPHGSFIGSAAVVVLSDKDNMRDVALNLLKFFEDESCGQCTPCRVGTEKAVRLISEPEWDEELLTALATVMGDASICGLGQAAMNPIKLVMKHFREDFVSRQGTAQSAAQGATGSQG, via the coding sequence GTGACCGCACTCCCCCCGATTGCCAACGCTCCGATCATCAGTGCCAAACCGCCGGGTGGTGTTCCCGCGCGCAGCATCCATCCTGGCTCCGGTCGCCGCAAGACGCGCGATCAACAGAAAGGCCGGCAGGTCGATCCAGTCAGCCTTGACGAGGTTCGGGCACTTCTCGGCGACCGCTCCCGTCAGTCGGATCTGCTGATCGAGCATCTCCACCTGCTTCAGGACCATTACGGCTGCCTGCATGCCCGCCATCTCGCCGCCTTGGCGAAGGAGATGCGGCTGGCGCTGGTCGAGGTGTTCGAGGTGGCGTCCTTCTACGCCCATTTCGACATCGTGATGGATGGCGAGCCGGCTCCGCCGAAGCTGACCATCCGTGTGTGCGACTCCCTGAGCTGCGCGCTGGCCGGGGCCGAACAGCTCCATGACGCGCTGAAGGCCGGTGTCGACGAGCGCGAGGTCCGCGTCGTGCGCGCGCCCTGCATGGGTGGCTGCAACAATGCCCCCGTCGTGGCGATCGGCCATGCCCCGCACGAGAACGCGACGGTCGACAGCGTGCTCGATGCCGTGGCCCATGGCCATGTCCACCCGGACATTCCCGACTATATGGGCTTCGACGACTACATCCGCGGCGGCGGCTACAAGATGCTGGCCGAATGCCTGAACGGCGCGCGCGACGTCGATGCGGTGCTGAAGGGGCTGGAGGATTCCAGCATCCGCGGCCTGGGCGGCGCCGGTTTCCCCACCGGCCTGAAATGGCGCTATGTCCGGGCGGAGCCGGGACCACGCCTGATGGCGATCAACGGCGACGAGGGCGAGCCCGGCACCTTCAAGGATCGCTTCCATCTGGAACGCGATCCGCACCGCTTCCTGGAAGGAATGCTGATCGGTGCCTGGACGGTGGAGGCGACCGACGTCTACATCTACCTGCGCGACGAATATCCGCAATGCCGGGAAATCCTGCTGCGTGAGATTCCGAAGGTCGAGGCCGCCGGCTTCGCCCGCCACACCCGCATCCATCTCCGCCGCGGTGCCGGCGCCTATATCTGCGGCGAGGAATCGGCGATGCTGGAGAGCATCGAGGGCAAACGCGGGCTGCCGCGGCACAAGCCACCCTTCCCGTCTGTGGTCGGCCTGTTCGGCCGCCCGACCCTGATCAACAACATCGAGACGGTGTTCTGGGTCCGCGAAATCCTGGAGAAGGGCGGGGCGTGGTTCGCCAGTCACGGCATGAATGGGCGCAAGGGCTTGCGCACCTTCTCGGTCTCCGGCCGGGTGAAGGAGCCGGGAGTCAAGCTGGCCCCGGCCGGCATCACCCTGCAGGAACTGATCGAGCAATATTGCGGTGGCATGGCCGACGGCCACACGTTGAAGGGCTATCTGCCCGGTGGCCCGTCCGGCGGCATCCTGCCGGCGTCGATGGCGAACATTCCGCTCGATTTCGGCACGCTGGAACCGCACGGCTCCTTCATCGGCTCGGCCGCCGTGGTCGTGCTGTCCGACAAGGACAACATGCGCGACGTGGCGCTCAACCTCCTGAAATTCTTCGAGGACGAGAGCTGTGGCCAATGCACCCCCTGCCGGGTCGGCACCGAGAAGGCCGTGCGCCTGATCAGCGAGCCTGAATGGGACGAAGAGTTGTTGACGGCGCTCGCCACCGTCATGGGCGACGCCTCGATCTGCGGGCTGGGGCAGGCGGCGATGAACCCGATCAAGCTGGTGATGAAGCATTTCCGCGAGGACTTCGTGTCGCGCCAGGGCACGGCCCAGAGTGCCGCCCAGGGCGCAACCGGATCGCAGGGGTAA
- the fdhF gene encoding formate dehydrogenase subunit alpha, giving the protein MSNGISFTLDGAEVVAQHGETIWQVATRLGTEIPHLCHRPEPGYRPDGNCRACMVEIEGERVLAASCIRKPKPGMTVRTASERAKASRKLVFELLLADQPERESAHDPNSTFWNWADKVEIAGSRFPAVDRPTKTDDRSHPAMAVQLDACIHCNLCVRACREVQVNDVIGMAARGHLEKIVFDFDDPMGQSTCVACGECVQACPTGALMPATLVDEKGVYANAPDREVDSVCPYCGVGCQLTYKIKDNKIVAVDGKDGPSNQNRLCVKGRFGFDYAHHGDRLTVPLIRKEGVSKHDVDIDPMNPFTHFREASWDEALAVAAGGLRKIRDERGGNALAGFGSAKGSNEEAYLFQKLVRTGFGTNNVDHCTRLCHASSVAALIEGVGSGAVSAPFMAAEDAEVIVIIGANPTENHPVAATFFKNAAERGAKLIVMDPRGLAMARHATHMLQFTPGRDVSMLNAILHTIIAEGLYDRQYVQANTEDFEALAETVKDYPPEEMEKVCGIPAATLREVARLFARSKASIIFWGMGVSQHIHGTDNSRCLIALSLITGQIGRPGTGLHPLRGQNNVQGASDAGLIPMFYPDYKSVEDPKVQSFYENYWGTKLDGKRGLTVVEIMDAIHDNRIKGLYIEGENPAMSDPDVTHAREALAMLDHLVVQDIFLTETAKYADVVLPASAWPEKDGTVINTNRQVQMGRAAVPLPGEARQDLWIIQDMARGLGLNWNYSHVSEVFTEMVGAMPSLANITWERVEREGSVTYPVDGPDQPGHDIVFGNGFPTKSGRGRFVPARPINPAETPDLDYPLVLTTGRQLEHWHTGSMTRRSSVLDAVEPEAVAYVSPHDLTRAGMRTGDYMLVSSRRGTIRLKARIDDRMPVGLVFIPFAYAEAAANVLTNPQLDPFGKIPEFKYCAIRIEKAQMAEAAE; this is encoded by the coding sequence ATGTCCAACGGCATCAGCTTTACCCTGGACGGCGCGGAAGTCGTCGCACAGCACGGCGAGACCATCTGGCAGGTCGCCACGCGCCTGGGCACCGAGATCCCGCATCTCTGCCACCGGCCGGAGCCGGGATACCGCCCCGATGGCAACTGCCGCGCCTGCATGGTGGAGATCGAGGGGGAGCGCGTGCTCGCCGCCTCCTGCATCCGCAAACCCAAGCCCGGTATGACCGTGCGCACCGCGTCGGAGCGGGCCAAGGCGTCGCGCAAGCTGGTCTTCGAACTGCTGCTCGCCGACCAGCCGGAGCGGGAGAGCGCACACGACCCCAACTCCACCTTCTGGAACTGGGCCGACAAGGTCGAGATCGCCGGCAGCCGCTTCCCCGCCGTGGACCGGCCGACCAAGACCGACGATCGGTCGCATCCGGCGATGGCGGTCCAGCTCGACGCCTGCATCCACTGCAACCTGTGCGTCCGCGCCTGCCGCGAGGTCCAGGTCAACGACGTTATCGGCATGGCGGCGCGCGGGCATCTGGAAAAGATCGTCTTCGATTTCGACGACCCGATGGGCCAGTCCACCTGCGTCGCCTGCGGTGAGTGCGTGCAGGCCTGCCCGACTGGGGCGCTGATGCCGGCAACCCTGGTGGACGAGAAGGGCGTCTACGCCAACGCGCCCGACCGCGAGGTGGACTCGGTCTGCCCCTATTGCGGCGTCGGCTGCCAGCTGACTTACAAGATCAAGGACAACAAGATCGTCGCCGTCGATGGCAAGGACGGCCCGTCGAACCAGAACCGCCTGTGCGTGAAAGGCCGTTTCGGTTTCGATTACGCCCATCACGGCGACCGCCTGACCGTGCCGCTGATCCGCAAGGAGGGCGTGTCGAAGCACGACGTCGACATCGACCCGATGAACCCCTTCACCCATTTCCGCGAAGCGAGCTGGGACGAGGCGCTGGCGGTGGCGGCCGGTGGCCTGCGCAAGATCCGCGACGAGCGTGGCGGCAATGCGCTGGCCGGCTTCGGATCGGCCAAGGGGTCGAACGAGGAGGCCTATCTGTTCCAGAAGCTGGTGCGCACCGGCTTCGGTACCAACAACGTCGACCATTGCACGCGGCTCTGCCACGCCTCGTCGGTGGCTGCCCTGATCGAGGGCGTCGGGTCGGGGGCGGTGTCGGCGCCCTTCATGGCGGCGGAGGATGCCGAGGTCATCGTCATCATTGGCGCCAACCCGACGGAGAACCATCCCGTCGCCGCGACCTTCTTCAAGAATGCGGCGGAGCGCGGGGCCAAGCTGATCGTCATGGATCCGCGCGGCCTCGCCATGGCGCGCCATGCCACGCACATGCTGCAATTCACGCCCGGCCGCGACGTGTCGATGCTGAACGCGATCCTCCATACCATCATCGCGGAGGGGCTCTACGACCGCCAGTATGTCCAGGCCAACACCGAGGATTTCGAGGCGCTGGCCGAGACGGTCAAGGACTATCCGCCGGAGGAGATGGAGAAGGTCTGCGGCATCCCGGCCGCCACCCTGCGCGAGGTGGCGCGGCTGTTCGCCCGGTCCAAGGCGTCGATCATCTTCTGGGGCATGGGCGTGTCGCAGCACATCCACGGCACCGACAACAGCCGCTGCCTGATCGCGCTGTCGCTGATCACCGGTCAGATCGGGCGTCCCGGCACCGGCCTGCACCCGCTACGTGGCCAGAACAATGTCCAGGGCGCCTCCGACGCCGGCCTGATCCCGATGTTCTATCCCGACTACAAGTCGGTCGAGGATCCGAAGGTTCAGTCCTTCTACGAGAATTACTGGGGCACCAAGCTGGACGGCAAGCGTGGCCTGACGGTGGTCGAGATCATGGACGCCATCCATGACAACCGGATCAAGGGCCTCTACATCGAGGGCGAGAACCCGGCGATGTCCGACCCGGACGTGACCCACGCCCGCGAGGCGCTGGCCATGCTCGACCATCTTGTGGTGCAGGACATCTTCCTGACCGAGACGGCGAAATACGCCGACGTGGTTCTGCCGGCCTCGGCATGGCCAGAGAAGGACGGCACCGTCATCAACACCAACCGGCAGGTCCAGATGGGCCGCGCCGCGGTGCCGCTGCCGGGCGAGGCGCGCCAGGATCTGTGGATCATCCAGGACATGGCGCGCGGGCTGGGCCTGAACTGGAACTACAGCCACGTATCGGAGGTGTTCACCGAGATGGTCGGTGCCATGCCGTCGCTCGCCAACATCACCTGGGAGCGGGTGGAGCGCGAAGGCTCCGTCACCTATCCGGTGGACGGACCGGATCAGCCCGGCCACGACATCGTCTTCGGCAACGGTTTCCCGACCAAGTCCGGACGTGGCCGCTTCGTGCCGGCGCGGCCGATCAATCCGGCGGAAACCCCGGACCTCGACTATCCGCTGGTTCTTACCACTGGCCGCCAGTTGGAGCATTGGCACACCGGGTCGATGACCCGGCGGTCCAGCGTCCTGGACGCAGTGGAGCCGGAGGCGGTCGCCTATGTCTCCCCACACGACCTCACCCGCGCCGGAATGAGGACCGGCGACTACATGCTGGTTTCGAGCCGCCGCGGCACCATCCGGCTGAAGGCCCGCATCGACGACCGGATGCCGGTGGGGCTGGTCTTCATCCCCTTCGCCTACGCCGAAGCGGCGGCGAATGTGCTGACCAACCCGCAGCTCGACCCCTTCGGCAAGATCCCGGAGTTCAAATACTGCGCGATCAGGATCGAGAAGGCGCAGATGGCCGAGGCGGCGGAGTAG
- a CDS encoding c-type cytochrome, whose protein sequence is MPRYLTGLCVAVGFTATVTLGTAFGQQDAAQKPAQNQTPPNQTQNTAAQPPSGTDAPQEAKAADPEELVDDQGVPLYTVRDGKVDQGTYNGYRRYASSCHVCHGPDGLGSSFAPALADSLKRMDYWQFTDVVTNGRKNMGATGDKVMPTFGSDPNVMLNLADIYRYLKARSDDKIGRGRPERFKTPS, encoded by the coding sequence ATGCCCAGATACCTGACCGGGCTGTGCGTCGCCGTGGGGTTCACCGCAACCGTGACCCTCGGCACCGCATTCGGCCAGCAGGATGCCGCACAGAAGCCGGCCCAAAACCAGACACCACCGAACCAGACCCAAAACACGGCGGCCCAACCGCCAAGCGGTACAGACGCACCACAGGAAGCTAAGGCTGCCGACCCGGAGGAGTTGGTAGACGACCAGGGCGTGCCGCTCTACACGGTACGGGACGGCAAGGTGGACCAGGGAACCTACAACGGCTATCGGCGCTACGCCTCGTCCTGCCATGTCTGCCACGGACCGGACGGGCTCGGTTCCTCCTTCGCGCCGGCACTGGCCGATTCGCTGAAGCGGATGGATTATTGGCAGTTCACCGACGTGGTGACCAATGGCCGCAAGAATATGGGTGCGACCGGCGACAAGGTGATGCCGACCTTCGGGTCCGATCCCAACGTGATGCTGAACCTCGCCGACATCTACCGCTATCTGAAGGCGCGGTCGGATGACAAGATCGGCCGCGGCCGGCCCGAACGGTTCAAGACGCCGTCGTGA